In Curtobacterium sp. MCPF17_002, one genomic interval encodes:
- a CDS encoding ATP-dependent helicase, whose amino-acid sequence MSDGARGSGRGPGPGPGPGSGSGSPSAEVRPPSPDELLAALDAEQQAVARTLLGPVAVLAGAGTGKTRAITHRIAYGVATGTYAPNHVLALTFTTRAAGELRSRLRSLGAGTVQARTFHAAAMAQLSYFWPDTVGGHAPRIVESKGRMIAHAADTVGLQVDTPTLRDLASEVEWRKVQMLSYDEYEAAAAERVMPRDTAPRRVLDLMRAYEQLKDDRRQLDFEDVLLATLGMVESEPRVASYVRQQYRFFVVDEYQDVSPVQHDLLRAWLGGRDDLCVVGDASQTIYSFAGASSRYLLGFGSEFPRGSVLRLERNYRSTPEVVHAANALMRGQPGALDLVAQTVDTGPEPVVVACAHDGEEAQTVARRITELVGGGAAYGDCAVLYRLGAQSAAIESALGRAGIPYRVQGGTRFFDRPEVKLAVHHMRGEAVRQTDDELTRRVGLVLQVSGWTPTPPEGTGAVREQWEALQAVMGLAEAAPAGTTMQQFTQDLVDRAATHHEPDLDAVTLATLHSSKGLEWQNVVVIGAAEGLLPISYATTDTEVDEERRLFYVGLTRARRTVTITWSRLGSTRGGARAASRFLAALGTHSADGTPPAAG is encoded by the coding sequence GTGAGCGACGGCGCGCGCGGGTCGGGGCGCGGGCCCGGGCCGGGGCCGGGGCCGGGGTCCGGGTCGGGGTCGCCGTCGGCCGAGGTCCGGCCGCCGTCACCGGACGAGCTCCTCGCCGCCCTCGACGCCGAGCAGCAGGCCGTCGCCCGCACCCTGCTCGGTCCGGTCGCGGTGCTCGCCGGTGCCGGCACCGGCAAGACCCGCGCGATCACCCACCGCATCGCCTACGGGGTCGCGACCGGCACCTACGCCCCGAACCACGTCCTCGCGCTGACCTTCACGACCCGCGCGGCCGGCGAACTCCGGTCGCGGCTCCGGTCGCTCGGGGCCGGGACGGTGCAGGCGCGGACCTTCCACGCCGCGGCGATGGCACAGCTCAGCTACTTCTGGCCGGACACCGTCGGCGGCCACGCCCCGCGGATCGTCGAGTCGAAGGGCCGGATGATCGCGCACGCGGCGGACACCGTCGGCCTGCAGGTGGACACCCCGACCCTGCGGGACCTTGCCAGCGAGGTCGAGTGGCGCAAGGTGCAGATGCTCTCCTACGACGAGTACGAGGCGGCCGCGGCCGAACGGGTGATGCCGCGGGACACCGCGCCGCGCCGGGTGCTCGATCTCATGCGCGCCTACGAGCAGCTCAAGGACGACCGCCGGCAGCTCGACTTCGAGGACGTCCTGCTCGCCACGCTCGGCATGGTCGAGTCCGAGCCGCGGGTCGCGTCGTACGTCCGGCAGCAGTACCGGTTCTTCGTCGTGGACGAGTACCAGGACGTCTCGCCCGTGCAGCACGACCTGCTGCGGGCGTGGCTCGGCGGCCGCGACGACCTGTGCGTGGTCGGCGACGCCAGCCAGACGATCTACTCGTTCGCCGGCGCGTCGAGCCGCTACCTGCTCGGGTTCGGGTCGGAGTTCCCGCGCGGGTCCGTCCTGCGACTCGAGCGGAACTACCGGTCCACGCCGGAGGTCGTGCACGCCGCCAACGCGCTGATGCGCGGGCAACCCGGTGCACTCGACCTCGTCGCGCAGACCGTCGACACCGGACCGGAACCCGTTGTCGTGGCCTGCGCGCACGACGGCGAGGAAGCGCAGACGGTCGCTCGACGGATCACGGAGCTCGTCGGCGGTGGCGCGGCGTACGGCGACTGCGCCGTCCTCTACCGGCTGGGCGCCCAGTCGGCGGCGATCGAGTCCGCGCTCGGCCGAGCCGGGATCCCGTACCGGGTGCAGGGCGGCACCCGGTTCTTCGACCGGCCCGAGGTGAAGCTCGCCGTGCACCACATGCGCGGCGAGGCGGTCCGGCAGACCGATGACGAGCTCACCCGGCGGGTGGGGCTCGTGCTGCAGGTCAGCGGGTGGACGCCGACCCCGCCGGAGGGCACCGGAGCGGTCCGCGAACAGTGGGAGGCCCTGCAGGCGGTGATGGGGCTCGCCGAGGCCGCTCCCGCCGGCACGACGATGCAGCAGTTCACGCAGGACCTGGTCGACCGTGCCGCGACCCACCACGAGCCCGATCTCGACGCCGTCACGCTCGCGACCCTGCACTCGTCGAAGGGCCTCGAGTGGCAGAACGTCGTCGTGATCGGTGCCGCCGAGGGTCTGCTGCCGATCTCGTACGCGACGACCGACACCGAGGTCGACGAGGAACGCCGGCTGTTCTACGTCGGCCTGACCCGTGCCCGCCGCACGGTCACGATCACGTGGTCGCGACTGGGTTCCACGCGTGGGGGCGCCCGGGCGGCGAGTCGTTTCCTGGCAGCGCTCGGCACGCACAGCGCGGATGGAACGCCACCGGCTGCAGGCTGA